In Triticum aestivum cultivar Chinese Spring chromosome 5B, IWGSC CS RefSeq v2.1, whole genome shotgun sequence, the following proteins share a genomic window:
- the LOC123114994 gene encoding chlorophyllase-2-like: MAAMATTVFQAGPMEVDVKHVDKSMIPNLAKPLMVVTPKEAGAYPVIVFLHGWNMVNSWYEQLLTHVASHGFIAVAPQLYWMVAEHDADDEACSGAPPNLILEGPDPSPV; the protein is encoded by the exons ATGGCTGCAATGGCGACGACGGTGTTCCAGGCGGGGCCAATGGAGGTGGATGTGAAGCACGTGGACAAGAGCATGATCCCGAACCTGGCCAAACCGTTGATGGTGGTGACGCCCAAGGAGGCCGGCGCGTACCCCGTCATCGTCTTCCTGCACGGCTGGAACATGGTCAACAGCTGGTACGAGCAGCTCCTCACACACGTCGCCTCCCATGGTTTCATCGCCGTCGCACCACAG CTCTACTGGATGGTGGCCGAGCACGATGCAGACGACGAGGCTTGCTCCGGTGCTCCCCCTAACCTAATTTTGGAGGG CCCAGATCCAAGCCCTGTCTAG